One genomic window of Aquisalimonas sp. 2447 includes the following:
- a CDS encoding AzlD domain-containing protein codes for MSTWALWTIIVVIGIGTFLFRFAGLQLLGGRSLPDGVMRVLRYVPAAVIAAIVVPAIIQGGPTPGFTLENTRLLAGLVAAGVAWGTRSVLGTLAAGMGTLWLLEWLLGS; via the coding sequence ATGAGCACCTGGGCGCTATGGACCATCATTGTTGTTATCGGCATCGGCACGTTCCTGTTTCGCTTCGCCGGACTGCAACTGCTGGGCGGGCGCAGCCTGCCCGACGGCGTCATGCGTGTGCTGCGTTACGTCCCGGCGGCCGTGATTGCCGCCATCGTGGTGCCGGCCATTATCCAGGGCGGCCCGACCCCCGGGTTCACGCTGGAGAACACGCGGCTGCTGGCGGGACTGGTGGCCGCCGGCGTCGCCTGGGGCACCCGCAGCGTGCTCGGCACGCTGGCCGCGGGCATGGGGACTCTGTGGCTGCTGGAATGGTTGCTCGGATCCTGA